Within the Deltaproteobacteria bacterium genome, the region AGGTGAGGGACTCGGCGCGAAAGGACGTTCGCCTTCGTTCGCGTCGAGTACAAAGGGCGAACTAAGCGTGTAGCGGCAGCTCGGGGACTTCTTTCGGACGCGGGTTCGATTCCCGCCGCCTCCACCAACGTGACCTCGACACAACGCTTCGAGGAGGCAAAACCCGCATTGTCATGCGGGTTTTGCCTTTGGTGCCAACGGACTCTTTGCTGCTCCACGCGCCGCTGTTGGGGGTAACTCCAGGGGTATCCGCCGCTGGAAGCGCACCCTACCCCCAGGGCGGCACATCAGCCGCTCTTGGAGGTGGAGCATGTTGACGGCGTCCGAGGTGCAGAAGATCAACCGCGAGAAGCGGCCCCGGAAGATGGCGAAGGTGTACGACGAGCGCGGGCTCTACCTTGAGGTGCCGTCCTCGGGTTCGCTGCGCTGGCGACTCAAGTATCGCTACGACGTAACCCGTCCACGGCTGCATAGCGCTGCGGGGGTTGACGGCATCGTTGCCACGTAACGGCAGGGCGCCGCCGTGGTCGGCTCGACCCATGGCCCACCGTCGTCTTCGCGCCGCGCTGTACCACCGAGTGAGCACCCGCGAGCAGAACGCGCGGCTAGCGCGACGCGAGCTGCGCGCGGCTGCCGCGGCGCGTGGCCTGCGCGTCGTGCTCGAGATCGAGGAGACCGCGTCAGGCCGCGGCAGCGTGCGGCCCGGGCTCGAGCGGGTGCTCGGCGCCGCTCAACGTGGTGCTGTCGACGTCGTGCTCGTGCAGCGCCTCGATCGCTGCGGGCGCTCGACGCTCGACCTGCTCGCCAATCTCCGGCGGCTGCGCTCGTCCGGCGTTGCGTTCGTCGCCATCGCGCAGGGCCTCGAGGTGCGAGCGCAGCACGACGCCGTGTCGGATCTCACGCTCACCGTGCTTGCGGCCGTCGCGGAGTTCGAGCGCGCGGTGATCGTTGAGCGCACGCTCGACGGGCTGGCCGCGGCCCGGCGCGCGGGCAAGAAGCTCGGGCGCCCGATCGGCAAGAGCGCACCATCGCCCGAGCGCGTCGCCGCGTTGCGCGCTGCGGACTGTACGTGGCCACAGGTCGCGCACCGGTTGGCCTGCACGATCGCTTCGGCGCGGCGCGCCCTCGATCGAGGCCTGCCGCAATCGGGTGCGCGCCGAGCGGCGTCGCGTCCGTCGAGAAATGGTCGACGATGAGCGGCTGCCGGAAGCGATGGTTGACGGCGGTAGGGCGGGCGGCCAGAAGCCTACAGGCGACGGCGGGGGCGGGACCGCGAACGCAACGGAGACCTTCGGCGTGCATGCGAGCACAGGAACGGAACGAGGACAGGTGTCGTGACCGTCCGCTACGTCGTCTGGCTCTAGAACAAGATCCTGGACGCGGTGGTGGAGCGGCCGGCGGTCTATGGGCGCGAGGCGGACTACGTGCTCAGGCTCAAGGATGGTAGCACGCTGAGCGTGGGCATCCTGGAGCTGTTGAAGATGCGGCACGCGCCCGAGGGTTGATCGACAGGGACGGGCTGGTAGGCTCTCGGGCAGGGGGTGACCGATGTGCAAGCTCGGCCCAATCATGGGTGCCATTGCGTTTGCGGCCCTCGGCTGCGGCCTCGAAATGTGGAGCTCGCCGATGCCGCTGTGCGAGGAGGGCTGCGTCGAGGGCCTCTGCTCGGACAGCTACCCGAGCTACCCGTGGCCGCCGATCGCCGGACCCCACTTCCCCGTGATGCGCGAGCTTGAGTCGTCCGACTGCGTCGCCACGGCCACCGATGAGCTCGGCCGCACCACCGACTACCTGTGCTTCGGCGTCGCCGAGACGCACGTCAGCT harbors:
- a CDS encoding recombinase family protein gives rise to the protein MAHRRLRAALYHRVSTREQNARLARRELRAAAAARGLRVVLEIEETASGRGSVRPGLERVLGAAQRGAVDVVLVQRLDRCGRSTLDLLANLRRLRSSGVAFVAIAQGLEVRAQHDAVSDLTLTVLAAVAEFERAVIVERTLDGLAAARRAGKKLGRPIGKSAPSPERVAALRAADCTWPQVAHRLACTIASARRALDRGLPQSGARRAASRPSRNGRR
- a CDS encoding DUF4102 domain-containing protein gives rise to the protein MLTASEVQKINREKRPRKMAKVYDERGLYLEVPSSGSLRWRLKYRYDVTRPRLHSAAGVDGIVAT